The proteins below come from a single Hemitrygon akajei chromosome 2, sHemAka1.3, whole genome shotgun sequence genomic window:
- the LOC140720979 gene encoding probable G-protein coupled receptor 139: MEQPVLIQIENIYYPILAIVGVPANILAIVILSRGKCGLSKCITRYMISMAIADLLVLLIEVIFYEIKDGYFPNSFLNLTPICSLNLALNFFSIDCSIWLTVAFTFDRFVTICCQKLRASYCTEKTAARVITVVFTLSTLENIPTYFAIDRREIIDNVAWYCIVKSEFYTLPIWVAFWWFETILTPFVPFLLIMLLNALTIKHIIQANRVRSGLRGSRNDETSTDQEVENRRKSIVLLLSVSGSFILLWMVNFVSFISVHFIDSQFLETTYNDPFTIAEQSGYMLRCLSACTNTFIYAVFQTKFREELKRVIKSPCTFVTNSINSF, from the exons ATGGAACAGCCAGTACTCATTCAGATTGAAAACATTTACTACCCTATTCTTGCCATAGTTGGCGTTCCAG CTAATATATTGGCCATCGTCATTCTCTCCCGGGGAAAGTGTggcctctccaaatgcatcacccgttataTGATATCCATggccatagctgatttattagtTCTGCTGATTGAGGTAATTTTCTATGAGATTAAAGATGGTTATTTCCCAAATTCATTTCTGAATTTAACGCCTATTTGTAGTCTTAACTTGGCCCTCAATTTCTTTTCGATTGATTGCTCCATCTGGCTAACGGTGGCCTTCACCTTCGATCGATTTGTTACCATTTGTTGTCAGAAATTACGAGCAAGTTACTGCACCGAAAAGACAGCGGCTCGAGTAATAACAGTGGTGTTTACTTTAAGTACATTAGAAAATATTCCAACATATTTTGCCATAGACCGTCGAGAAATAATTGACAACGTAGCTTGGTACTGTATTGTGAAATCAGAGTTCTACACCTTACCAATATGGGTAGCCTTTTGGTGGTTTGAAACCATTTTAACCCCATTTGTACCATTTCTGTTGATTATGCTACTCAACGCCTTAACAATCAAACATATTATACAAGCAAACAGAGTGAGGAGCGGACTCCGGGGAAGCAGAAATGATGAAACGTCCACAGATCAAGAGGTAGAGAACCGAAGGAAGTCAATCGTTCTATTACTTTCTGTATCTGGCAgtttcatcctgctgtggatgGTAAACTTTGTGAGTTTTATCAGTGTGCACTTCATTGACAGTCAATTTTTAGAAACCACGTATAATGACCCTTTTACCATTGCAGAGCAATCCGGATATATGCTACGATGTTTGAGTGCTTGCACGAACACTTTTATTTATGCAGTGTTCCAAACAAAATTTAGGGAAGAATTAAAACGTGTGATTAAGAGTCCCTGCACTTTCGTGACTAATTCAATAAACTCCTTTTAA